The region CTTaagatttaatactttttattgGTTTGTTTTCAAAGATCTTTCTGGCGCAATTACACCACCACCCAcgattaatttttattttttcccagctgtgagcagctcctccatttcctttgtgcattgcattgtgggagaatagtaTCTATCAACTTTTTTTTGCCATAATCTATGAACAGACAATTCTTGACTCAGCCGCCATGATGTCACTAGCCCTGGTTTTGGAGATGTTTGTGAAGCAATGCTACAGACTGAATTTCTCTGCCCATCCCCCAATTGTTCCAACGTGTATGAGGGCACCGCAAATTTAGATTAACAAGACCATAACTGTGCGAGCTAGAcaacaggaagacagaaaacgcatgagctgtgtgtgtaggtggtgGCACCTGTTTTGTGTAGATGGTGACACAAAAGCGCTCAAACCACAACTGCATCAGAATagcattcattttcacatttggtaAGAGCACGGAAATTTTTTgtcatgtaatgtaatgtttccTGTCTTACTTACGTCTCATAGGTTTGACCTGCGAGACAAGACGACTCATGGCAATAACATGACCAATGCCACAGTGTTCCTCCCATTACCTCAGTATGGTGGCATAATGATGGGAGCTGACATCATGCATGCCactgatttctttctttgtgctgCTTTTCAACAGCATGTTATTAACATCATTTAAGGTTTCCTCCAAAGTCATGTACCACCCAACACCCCCCCACCCTCTCACTGGACATGGGGATGAGGAGACAGAGTGCATTGTTTTACCAGAGTCCAGCTGGATTCAATGACTGTGAGCAGACCTAATGGTGCAGCAGCTATACAGTACAGTTAGTCACACAGGTGGCAGGGAAATTACAGTGTACACATACTTGTAGTTTGGATGTCTTCCACTTCTGGAAGCCAATAAAGACTGCTGCCAACAACTGCAAAAGCTATACTTGGATGTAGAAGTGCGGGCCACGCCAAGATATTGCTCACCAAGCACCGCTCACACAGAACAATATGTTTTAATGATCGGattcaataaaataatgatgattaGTTCCATTAGATCCTTATTGAATATCTCTTTCAGGATTTGGTGCACTGACACAACTTGTTTTGTTCTTAACAAAAGAtctattgtctgtgtgtgtgtgtgtgtgtgtgtgtgtgtgtgtgtgtgtgtgtgtgtgtgtgtgtgtgtgtgtgtgtgtgtgtactcatacatatgtgtgcatgcttgcATGTGAATTAAAACCCTTTGGTTCACCAGCCTAAATGCTACAACTTGTCTGCCCACTTACTGTACAGAAAATTACAATACTGTAGAACCCCAACGTGTAGGGTTTTTTGGTCCATTACATATGGATTTTGTGTTAAAACCAGTTCTTAGACTTCCTGATTACAAATGGCAATTTAGATCAAATTGTAAGTCTGTGCAGCGCTGTTGTTAAACAACGAAAGAACACAAAAAACTATAGAGGAAATCTGTAGCTGTCACATCATTTCAATTCCTGCAGCTCTAAAAGGACTCTGGCTTGGCTTTGTGTTGTCCTTGTGTTGCCATGCCTCAGAGCAGTCGCCGGAGTCTGtacttcctcctctcttctcatgTTTTACACAGGGTGTGCAGCTGAACCGCAAATGTCCTGTCTGGTGCCATCGTGGAGGTCCAGTGGACAGTTGCTAAATatgaacagtggtggaaaaagtattcagatttttttttttactttagtagAAATAGcaatactacaatgtaaaaaatactccattacaagtaaagttTTTGCATCAAGAAATTGCTCAAGCACAAGAATGTAAGTATGTTCAGGAAAATATATTCAAAGTCTCAAAGTTAGTCAGTGTTatataatgcatcatattattGGATCATTGGGTAGTGTTTTTACTACTGTTGttgctggttgaggtggagctaattgcTCTTTTTAGATACTATTGGGTAGTTATATACTGCATATCAATGCATCATAGCTTACATCCTCATGTTCTGCAAAGCAATTAGTTACTAtggctgtcaaataaaaatgcccccagaattgtacttaagcacTTAAGTGAATGTAGTTTGCTACTCTCCACCACTATGATATAACAACCAGGCAGGAAAAGGAGAAATTATTGTTGAGGGGTGGGTGTGGTTCACTTTGTATTGGCATCAATAAAAGTGAATACTTTTAGTTTGGGGTGCAAATTTAACATTGGCTATAGTGTCTTTGGTCTAGCAAAAGGTTTGAAAAGAGTCAGCCTGTTAATCTGAgcatttggggttttttttgcgTGGCCACCTACTTTAATAAAGTAAATTGTAtctatttaaaacacacacattcttcatgaaatacattttgaaagcgGTGTTTTAATTTCTGGTGTGATGCCTGTGTTTCCAAATTAAGTTTGTCTTATTAATCCACGCCCAGGGTGTGCAGTTTTCTTATGAGGCAGCAAATGTGTTCACAACAAGACGATGATGGATGTATGAGAATTTCCACTGAGGAACAGCACAGAAATGAACCGTCTGCTTAGTTTAGTTGGGATGGATAAGTTGCATATTTTAATCAGTTTAACCAAGTGCTGGGGACCTCCAGTATGGCTTCCTGCAAGCCTGAGGGTGTGTTACTATACACTTGAAGGCCTtctaatattttaatgttacaacCACACAAAGTATCACCTCTGATTGCAGTTATTTTGCCTCATTTTATATGGAGACTCAGAACAGCCCTATGTTCATCTTGCCTGTGCGACAATGAACATGTTCGgtatacacacaacacataacCCCACTGTATGCATCGACATGCAAGGCAGCTCCACGGAaacgaaacacacacacaggcacactccccactcacacacacatacggtgAGATGATGGATTAATAGCAGAGGAGTGGTCAGGCGGCTGCAGGCCCTCCAGGGAGTCGACCTGTGGCAGAGAGGCCACCCAATCACAGCACATTCCTGCAGAGACTGTGTTTGCAGATACTCCACTCTGCAGGTACTTCCTGCTCGGCTCTAAATAAACTCACGCTAGACCTTATGACTGCATATCATAAAGAAATccaaacaattaatttttttaaatcatttcaaaagAACCAACCGAATATTGGATCAAAGTATGATTGATAACAGATTAACAGAGGCCATGAATTCATTATGGATAAATCATTGAACCAAAAGTAAGTTTCGCTTGATTTATCTGATGATGCTTTACAGTGCTGTTGTGATTAATGGACtcacaaactagtcagaaaagactaatgaaattataatttgaaattttgtttaatttgaatagCCAGGCACTGGTGCGAGTAGCAAATCGATTCCTCTGTGTAGGTAAATGTTCAATGTATTTAATCAGTCCAGTTTCACATTATACAACATTATACAAAGTCCATCAATACATTGATGGAACAGTACACAGCAGGCTGTCTGCTGAGGAATACTCTCACCATGTTgactttgtgttgttgtgttatgAAACGCCTTTATGGCTGCTACTGCACTGCTGTTATCAGCGATTAGGAACACATTGACCGTAGTATCACATCAACAGACATATTACTGCCTGAAAATCAACATTAGTCACCGGGATGAGATATCTGATCCAAAGGCCCGACCGCGAGGATTAGTCACCGTGGAAGTGGAACAAGGCTGTGTGAAGCTGAATAAGGGTTTACTGTTACACCTTTTGATTCCTGCCTGGGTGTATAAGACAGTATCGCATTTCAAATGCAGCTTTGTGCTATCAAAACAAACCAGGAAACTGTCAAATTAATCTCAGCAAAGCCATCTGAGAACAAATCCCGTGCTGTGAATGACGACTGGGATGGATTATCAAGGTAATATAAAAGTCTGAGGTGCAGGGATGCTTTTCACAGTAGAGACTTTTAAAGGAATGACTCACACAGTGTACAAATTTAATGTGTGTATGGGAGTATATATCTCTGTGAggggaatgtgtgtgtaattgacAGCTTGCAGCCAGTGGGTCCATCAGTGATAGCAGTTGCATTATTCAGTCCCATTTCATGCATGTTTGCTCAGCTGTACAGCTGTTTACTGTACTGAATGTGTGTTGAAATTGTAGATTTCATCCTAGGCAACATCACATAACGTCTACCAAAACATTAGGGGAATGGAGGTCTCTTTTCATTACAGCCTTGTGTAAAAGGTGTTTTATCATAAAGACTAATCATAGTTGTGGGTCGTAACTCATCTAAATATTCTAAACAAATTAGGAATCAATGACATGGATGTTTAACTACAGCAGAGTTACATTCTAATGTCTAAATTAGCATAGGCAAATCATACATTTTTACCAGGACATAAGTGTATGTTAAATTGTTTCAGAAACAAATTATAGTAAAATAATAGACTTTTTCATACATGGCCTCtaacaaaaatgtaaccaaATAAAACCACATCCATGaagatttttgttttggctAGATAAACTGGAAAAAGATGGGTGGTGTGCAAGCAAGTTTGGCTTTGTGTTCTTCTCATAAATTTCTTGCTTCATGAGTGAACACCAGCACAGAGCTCATACggtaaaataatataattctgACAACTTAAGAGAAGTAATGgtttagtaagtaagtaatggtaattggtggattttgttttattaaatgtacAAAGAAAGTTGAGATGCAAATTACTTCAACTTGTGTTACAGAGTTTTTAGGATATGGGCAACATTTACTAGCTCATAACAAAAGACCAAAAGGACCATAGCTATCCATACTTGCCATATGTGCTGATTTTGtattgtttgatatttttttaattaagaaatTATCTTTTATATCTATAGCTAGTGGCTGAATAAGGATGAAACAATGAATCAAGCATTTGAATTAACCTTATACATTTGTTagaagttatttatttaatttgttctgAAAATTAGGctacatacaatatatacagcATATTATGAAACATATTGCAAAACATTTCCATCAGTATATGACAAAGCCTCCATGCTGTGTCAGATATTTTTTACTTGAATACTTACTTTTTTCTTACCAGATTAGCAATACTTGAAGTTTAGATTTTTCAGACTGCATTTGAAGGCAGCATCTGAGTTCCGCAGATTCTGTCGCGTGCAACAGCTTTGCCGCGAAAAACTGAATAAACTGTGAGGAAAACAGACCCAGGtaaaaaaattactattttaaacACCAAAATGTGTTAGGTATGCAATTAAGCTTAAGAAATTAAGCTATTTTAATCGAACTAGGGGTAAAAACATCAGATAAAGTCCCTTTTAAGACTCACTCCATGTTGTTAGAGGTGTCATACCGTGAACAggtcagctaacattagccttgTTTCACTATTAGCTTGCTAACTAACTTAACTTTACTTAACCAACAAGTTACTCTTGTGTATTAGTTTTAAGCAAATTTCTCGGGTATTAGTAATGTTAGAAAACGGGAAAAGCTTTAATACCTTTTATCCAGGTGGAATTAAACCCCAAATGTTAACTctcattgtttaatttgttttacctTGTTTTACAGAGtctgtaaatgtaataaaaactgGACTGGATAGGGATTAATTTAAAATGGCTGCTCAGACCTACATTGCCATCTCTGAGCTGCATCCCAATTTCTCTCATCCGGTGAGTTCATTGTCATGTCAGAATTACATCATTGCATTTCTTCTTGCAGTAACCCATGAAACAAAATCAGTGTCTAATAGTCAGGGATAATTTTTGTTCAATTGTAGTTGTACACTGGTGAACAGGATTTATTTCAGGcctgtttttctcagtttgcTTTGTGAGTTAAACTATCAAAATATACAAATCTGCACACTCATTTCCCTTGTAATGTTTTTCAGAAAGTGGCAGGTATCATCATTGGGAAAACCGATGTCAAAAGCTTTCCTGACAGAAAGAGTTAGTATCTTTTCATATTAGTGCACCTAAGCTTTTTTTCTAAAAGCTCTGCACCGCAGTGTCTTGTACACTAGCCCCCTCTTCTGGAGAATAGATAAATGAATATCCCTTCTCTAagcttttctctcctcttcttttccatTGAACTGCAACACTAACCAAACCTATATGTCTGAATTTCAGACATTGGTATAGACAGATTCACTTTTGGCTTCACCATTAAAGACTCACCTGATTTCTTCATTAATGTGACAGCCTGGGGAAACGATGGATACATCATCGGGCTCTCCAACAGCTTCATCATTGGAGATTGTGGTGAGGAAGTCAGTCTCTAAGTTCCCACAAGCCTTAAAAATCCTTGAGAATTAATGGATTTGGCAAAAACATAtgtgtaatttgttttgtttttgatggaAGGGCACAGAAGTgcttagatttttttattatcaatagATAGTTTCCATATTCATCACAATAGTGCACAATGAAACGTTTGTCATGTCCAGTGTATTTTTACTCCAAAGCCTGCCAATTTTGAGTGCTTTTATGTCATCCAATTAAGCCTAAACACTGCTCTTGAttgtaaaattattaattagaCTAAAATCTGCATCTTGTGAAGTATTTCTTTActtgtaaaattaaaataaagctaCACAAAAAATCGtaatagaaaaaacaacaatgtagtAGCAAGtgttaataacatttaataactttaaatctaaaacaaaaaagataaactTAATGTCTATGCACAGAattgttttctattattttttccaGTCGTCATTGATAATCCCTTAGTTTCCAACAAGGACCCAGAGAAAGGGGACAGATTCTGTCCTACAACACCAAGGTAATTAACACTTTCAATACAGATGTTGTAGAAGAATTAGTCATCCTCACCCTGTGGTGCTTTTAGATAGCGGAAGGATAGTGAGGTTGCCACAGTGTAATGCTGTGTACAATATGATGTAACTGTGTGTCTGATGACGGTGCCAAAGGACTCGCTGGTTCAAAGGCCTGTATCTGCTGTCTCAGCCTCTACAGGCTGCTGGTGACGGAGGCTCATTcccaggtgtgtctgtgtgctgacATGGACACCATCAACAGGCTGCTGCCACTGATCCACCTACCGGTGAAGGACTCCAGGGATTTCTACTCTCTAGGAGACATTGTGGCCAATGGGCAGAGGCTGGATGGCACAGTGATAAATATACTGGCTGCAGTGAAATCGGTAAAGCACCTTAAAGCTTTCAGTTAGTGAACAGTATTAAAGGAGAAGTTAATTCACGTTGAATACATTCACGCTTTTATATATCAGTTTAAGAATTTAAGAAAGAGTTGAATTAACTTGTTTAGTGTGCCCACATTTCCATCAATCTGCCTCATGTACTTTTACTAATGTTAGTAATTTCCCTCATGTCCCAGAATATACATGGAAAGAGTGAAAGGATGGTTGATAATGACACCAGTGTGTTTTTCCATtggagaaaatgtaaaagtctGAGAACAATGCTGTAGTGTACTGTGcataacagtaaacagtaacctatttgctttcttgtctagaattagatgagaagattgataccgctcttATGCTTGTCTGTGATGTAAATATGAGGtaacagccagttagcttagcttagcatgaagactggaaacaggtagaaacagttagcctggctctgtccaaagctaacaaagaccacctaccagcacctctaaagctcactaattaacacattgtatctcacttgtttaatctgtacaaaaacattagtgtaaaaatgacaattcatcGTTTTACAAGGGATATTTTGTTATCGTTATAATTGGTTAAACTAAAATGCTAAATAGTGGTGCCAGCACTTTGATCCAGTGGGACTGACAAGGACTGTGGTTGTGGAGGAAATATTCAAAATGATGATACAGCTTTGTTCATGTTTGgctaagaagaaaaatattccTTATAGGTGCCTTAGTGTTTCAGAGTGGATGTTTCCTTTAAGAGCATGTGAGCTGAGGGTcatcaatttgtttttttaatactttttatcTCTTATATTTTTGCATCTCCctttttctcaaatgtttaGTATGTTGATATGATCAACTGAGTCTTCAAAATCCGTATGAATCCTGCTGGGGAGATCTCGGTGGGCCAACAGTCATTACTTCAATCAAATAACTGTTGGATGTTGAATCAGTCATggttcaaacattttttttcattgttttttgagAGGTGTTTTTCAAACAGGGAATGTGAGGAAAACTGATAAACTCATTGAGAAACCAAAATGCATTTTCCAACTTCTACACACACTGATTGCATTAGATGGtggtttttggtctttttctcCAAAGTAAGCTCAACTATGGTGGAAAATAGGCTGTTAAAGTTTCCTTAGCTTagaaacaacattaacaagAAGGGAAGGGTTGTTAAAAAATGGTCCGATGTAACATTATGAAAGTCAGTCATGGAAAAGTCATGGAACCTGTCACTGAGGCCGGGGTGGGAAGCCGATAAGCATGGAGTGGGACGTTTTTGACAATGAGTGTGGATGCTGAGCAAATATTTCTTTGGTTAAACAAGTTTGAAAATCAAGCATATCAAAGTTTTCAAAATTTACTTAATTCATATTTCTAAATTGCCTAATAGACtacattgtttctgttttgtctgtgtggttACATGGTGGTATGCTTGTTGTTTGCCTGGAACATACCAATGTACCATAATGGCCCTAAAGACATGCCTCAGAGTTCAGGGAGAGGCCAGACCCTGCACTTAAtgtcactgcatttttttttacaggaagGGAAGATATTGTGATAGGAACTTCAGATGattctgtttacattttcagattGGAGAGCTGAAGCAGTTCACCACTTCAGACAGACGCAAAGGGCAGAGGCTGGAAGTGAAGCTCTTTGATGACTCTGTCTCTTCCTTCCCTCTCGTCTGGTGCGTCATGCTCGTTTATTAATTTGGAAAATGAATAAAGATTTATTACTTGTGTTGCATTTGTGCCATATTCCATCTCATTCTTGGATCACTGCCGTGTATCTTTAGGTTACCACAAATTTACTTTGGTGATATGAAGCTTTAGATTGACCCGCTGAACTCCATGTGCGTTTAATTTTCACTGTGCTCTCCCCTGAGTAACTCCCTGACCTCTGTTCCACTCACAGTTGGGACAGAGAAGCCATTCAGCTCGTGCAAACTTTGATACCCAAGGAGACGGGTAGGTTAACAGCTGCTGCTCATTCACAGCCACAAAAtgaatctttatttatatagttatTCCTGCCTGCCATGTCCcattaacatactgtactgaaGAGAAACATGGAAGTGGATATCTGagatgtaactgtgtgtttatgtttaagaTAACTTActgttgttttaactttattCTTCATTCAAAGTGCTCTTCATAGCTGATGCAAAGATTAGCTTTGACAGATTTCGCAACGGCATGGCAGCAACCGCTAACTCGAAAACCATTATCACTGTCAATCCTGGTAAGATATCACAGCAACATTAACAGAAACTTAGGATCAGACAAAACTGTCTATTGTGCAAAAACAAGGTTGAAATGCTATTTTGGGAAACCAACCAAACAGCCAGTCAGTTTGTCGCTGTCCCAGTCATAATTTGCTCTCAGACACCAGAGAGGCCAGCCTGCTGTTCAGCTACGCTAAAGAAGTATCTGAGTCTGGTGCTCTGGATCAAGATGAGAAGCCAGAAGATGTGCCTGGTAGGTTATAGTGAAGAATTCCCCTCATTCTGATACTGTTAGTATTAGGATGAATAGAAGTCTTGATGTAAAATGTTCTTTGTATTTTAGGCCTCAGCTCTTATTTcttctatttttgtcttttcttggcTCATAATATTAATAGACCGTACACACACTATGTACTGTAGTTGATCATTCTTACAAATGCTGCCTGTGTAGCCTGATGTagcttattttctctctgtgctcACTTGACAACAcaagtagtttattttgagtcaatcacACATGAAATGTCAttgtgctgtaaatactcactagcacACCAaatctgtggctgaaaatagcCCCCAACAAACACACTATTTACTCAtgttaaaatattgtttattaaaaactgcagtgcagCAAATTActaatccttttttttaaagttaaactATATATTAGtgagtcatttttaaagatttacctCTTCAGTAGGACCAAATGGGGCTTAGGGCTGAGAACCATTTGCTCTTTGTTTGTTCTCAGAGCCATTCGACTTGTGGAAGTCAGTAGTATTGATAGACGGACAAACGCGCtgttcatttttggttttatgggatttgttgacaataaaaaagatatatagTACATCACCACCCCTGTGTAATTTTTCCTGATGTAACACATCAAATTATCAGATGACAAAATGACAAGTGCAGCCTGTGTCATTGCCTGTTTTCCAAAGGAAACGACTGCAGACATGAACATGTGgtgctgtttttgtctctgcagtGGATTCCATCACTGACGTGTACACAGTGAGCCAGCTGAAGCAGAAGGCCCTGGAGAATCCTGAGGCTTTCTTTGGTATCACATACAGCTTCATCTCCAAACTCGACCTTGACTCTTCTGTTTCAAAAGTCATCAGGACACGGTGGTAAGTTCACACAGGTGCATAGAGTGGATGCATAATTAAATAGTTgctgtattaatattttttccattcacAACTCATATGTTCTACTTCAATCATTTGAACatgctaaataaaataaattagtttgTCTGCCACACATGATGAACTGTAGCTAATAAACAATTCCTTGATcagtctgttttctctcctgtctcaGCTCCAGGTGTAAGTTTCAGGTGACTGAGGACGTGCAGTGCTGCACCAACCAGTTGTGTCCAGGGAGGGATCAGGCCTTTTCAGCCAACACAGGCTTTGACCTGTTGGTAGACTTTACAGACCACACCGGCACCCTGCATGCCTGCTCCCTCAGAAGCCCAGTGGCAGAAACGACACTTGGCTGCACGGTCAGTACCACTTCACAAAAGGATGATTATTCAGCTTCACTTCTACAGGAAGTGGCCCCTGTGTGTTGGGATTAAAGAACATAAGAGAAGAGAGATGAATAACTGTACATGTTGAAAATTATCCGAACAACACTACACTGCTGTATTATGTGTATGTTTCCAACTAAGCTGTTCTGAAGAGCGTTTAATTTCTGTGTGGGTCTGTAGAGTCAGGAAATAGTTGCTGTTACATTTATTAAATCCAATGTCAGA is a window of Siniperca chuatsi isolate FFG_IHB_CAS linkage group LG20, ASM2008510v1, whole genome shotgun sequence DNA encoding:
- the meiob gene encoding meiosis-specific with OB domain-containing protein isoform X1, coding for MAAQTYIAISELHPNFSHPKVAGIIIGKTDVKSFPDRKNIGIDRFTFGFTIKDSPDFFINVTAWGNDGYIIGLSNSFIIGDCVVIDNPLVSNKDPEKGDRFCPTTPSLYRLLVTEAHSQVCLCADMDTINRLLPLIHLPVKDSRDFYSLGDIVANGQRLDGTVINILAAVKSIGELKQFTTSDRRKGQRLEVKLFDDSVSSFPLVCWDREAIQLVQTLIPKETVLFIADAKISFDRFRNGMAATANSKTIITVNPDTREASLLFSYAKEVSESGALDQDEKPEDVPVDSITDVYTVSQLKQKALENPEAFFGITYSFISKLDLDSSVSKVIRTRCSRCKFQVTEDVQCCTNQLCPGRDQAFSANTGFDLLVDFTDHTGTLHACSLRSPVAETTLGCTTEEFTSLTDDGRTAMKWKFLLERCKIYVKILPSTKMRTGIRGIVLACSLADPGEVKQHMSALLQRL
- the meiob gene encoding meiosis-specific with OB domain-containing protein isoform X2, whose amino-acid sequence is MAAQTYIAISELHPNFSHPKVAGIIIGKTDVKSFPDRKTWGNDGYIIGLSNSFIIGDCVVIDNPLVSNKDPEKGDRFCPTTPSLYRLLVTEAHSQVCLCADMDTINRLLPLIHLPVKDSRDFYSLGDIVANGQRLDGTVINILAAVKSIGELKQFTTSDRRKGQRLEVKLFDDSVSSFPLVCWDREAIQLVQTLIPKETVLFIADAKISFDRFRNGMAATANSKTIITVNPDTREASLLFSYAKEVSESGALDQDEKPEDVPVDSITDVYTVSQLKQKALENPEAFFGITYSFISKLDLDSSVSKVIRTRCSRCKFQVTEDVQCCTNQLCPGRDQAFSANTGFDLLVDFTDHTGTLHACSLRSPVAETTLGCTTEEFTSLTDDGRTAMKWKFLLERCKIYVKILPSTKMRTGIRGIVLACSLADPGEVKQHMSALLQRL